The window GCCACCGCCGCGACCTGGTCTCGTCGGGGACCGTCGTGACGACCCACCCCGACGACACCTTCGAGGCGCTGGCCATCGCCCGGCAGGCCCAGGCCGGCGAGGTCGAACCGGCCGGCATCCACGACGGCAGCCTCGACGTCGTCGCCAACCAGATCGCCGGCGTCGTCATGGACTTCGGGGACGTCCGCGCGATGGAGGCCTACGAGATCATCACGCGCGCGTACCCGTTCCGAGATCTCGCCGTCGACCAGTTCCGCGACGTGGTTCGCGAGCTGGGCGAGAACAGGGTGATCTGGATCGACGAGGACAAAGACACCCTTGAGAAGCGCCGCGGCACCTGGCAGTACTTCTACCAGAACCTCTCGATGATCCCCGACGAGGCCACCTACGACGTCGAGGACGTGGCCTCCGGCGATCAGGTCGGGACGCTGGACGAGCAGTTCGTCGTCAACTTCGCCCAGCCGGGCGAGGTGTTCATCCAGCGCGGCGAGATGTGGCGGATCACCGACGTCGACGAGGAGGAGGAGGTCGTCACCGTCTCGCCCATCGAGGACCCCGCCGGCGAGGTGCCGTCGTGGGTCGGCCAGGAGATTCCCGTCCCCCGCGCGGTCGCCGAGGAGGTCGGCGAGATCCGACGCGTCGCTGGCCAGCAACTGCAGGGCGGCGCGCCCGCAGAGGCCGTGGCCCGCGACCTCGCGCGGCGCTACGACGCCGACGCCGCCACCATCGAGAGCGCCATCGAACAGCTGGCGGGCCACGACGCGCCCTTCCCCGACGCCGACACGGTCCTCGTCGAGTACTACGGCCGGGAGGTCGTCGTCAACGCAACCTTCGGCCACAAGGTCAACGAGACGCTCGGGCGGATCCTCTCGGCCATGCTCGGCCAGCGCGCCGGATCGACCGTCGCGATGGAGGTCGACCCCTACCGGATCGAACTCGAACTGCCCAGCGGGATCAGCGGCGCCGACGCCGTCGACGTGCTGGAGTCGACCGACCCCGACCACGTCGAGGCGATCATCGAACTCAGCCTGAAGAACGCCGACGCGCTGAAGTTCAAACTGGCCCAGGTCGCCACGAAGTTCGGCACGCTCAAGCGCTGGCGCGGCCGCGGGTCGACGGACTTCGGCCGCGACCGCCTGCTGGCCGCGCTGGAGGGCACGCCCATCTACGACGAGGCCGTCCGCGAGGTGTTCCACGAGGACCTCGCCGTCGACGAGACGCGGCAGGTGCTCGCCGCGATCGACGAGGGCGGCATCGAGGTGGAAACCACCGGTGAGCGGACGCCGATCGGTAACGGTGGACGTTCGTCCGGGCGCGAACTGCTCTCTCCGGAGCACGCCGACGCCAGCGTCATCGAGACGGTGAAGGAGCGGATCCAGAACGACAGGATCCTCCTGTTCTGTTTACACTGTCAGGAGTGGCAAACGCGACGGAAGGTCTCCCGCGTGCGCGACCAGCCGGAGTGCCCCGAGTGCGGGTCGACCCGCATCGCCGCGCTCAACCCCTGGGCCGACGAGGTGATCGCGGCGGTCAAGTCCGGTGACAAGGACGACGAGCAGGAGAAGATGACCGAGCGGGCCTACCGCTCGGCGTCGCTGGTCCAGAGCCACGGCCGGCGGGCCGTCATCGCGCTGGCGGCCCGGGGAGTCGGGCCCCACAACGCCGCCCGGATCATCAACCGCCTCCGCGAGGACGAGGACGAGTTCTACCGGGACATCCTCAAGCAAGAGCGGGAGTACGCCCGCACCAAGTCGTTCTGGGGCTAGGGAATCGCTGATTGGTCGGGTTGACTGGGGAGATCGTGACTGTGAACGGCCAGAAAGCCCCAGCACGCTACACTCCCGCGGCTCGCTGTGCTCCTCGTCGCTCACTGCGTTCGCTCCTGCGGTGCTTACTTCGCCGGGGTTCGCGTAGCGCGCTGCCCCTTTCAGTCCCGCCCAATGCCGGTTGACCAGACGGCTACGGGCCGGGGCTTTCTGGCCGTTCGCACTCCCAGTTCATCAAGAGCAAATTCCTGTCTCTAGCCGTCCATCTGGAGAAACGCCTATACCCGGGCCGACGCTGGCCCACCACATGCGACTGGAGGAGTACTGGGGCATCGGCCCGAAGACGAGCGAGTTGCTGGCGGAGGAACTGGGCGTCGAGCGGGCCGTCGAGGCGATCGAGGCCGCCGACACGCGGGCGCTGACCGCGGCGGGGCTCTCCCGCGGGCGGGCGACGCGGATCCTCCGGCGGGCCACCGGAAAGGAGGCGATGGACCTCCTGGCGACGCGGGACGCCCGCGACGTGTACAAGGAGCTGCTGGACCTGGCCGAGCAACACGCCGTGACCGACGCGGCGGCCGACCGGGTCCGGGTGCTGACGCCGCTGCCCTCCCGCGAAGCGATGGAGGAGCGGCTGGACGACGTGCTGGCGGCGCGGGACGCCTGGGCGTCGCTGGACGAGCCGACCCGTTCGGACGTGCTGTCGGCGTTCGAGCGGCGGACGAATCCCGAGGGCGACGAACTCGGCGCCGTCCGGGCCGCGCTGGCGCTGCAGGACGCCGGCGTCGACGCCGGGGTCTTCGCGCCCGTGGCCGACCTCGACGGGGACGCGCTGGCGGACGCCGAGCGGGCGCTGGCGGGCCTGCAGGGCGGCGACCGCGTCGGCGCGGGCGCCGACGAGGAGCTGGACCGGCTGCGCGACCGCCTGGGACGGGTCGAGGACCTCGCCGCCGCGCCGGCAGAGGTCGTCGAGGAACTGGAGTCCGCCGCGCGGCGGCCGTCGGAGTTCCAGGACGCCCTCTCGCGGTACCTCACCGACGAGGCCGGCGTCGACGCGGCGCGGGTCCGCGAGGCGATGCCCGGCGAGGCCGCCGACGCCCACGAGTTCGTCGACGCGAGCCTGCGGGCGCTGTCCGGCGACCTCCGCGAGGCCGTCGACGAGCGAGAGCGCGATGTGGCGGCGACGCTGGAGGACGACCTCGCGGCGGCGCGAGACACCGTGGATCGGGCCGTCGAGGCGGTCGACGACGCCGCGCTGTACGTCTCGCTGGCCCGGTTCGCCATGGCCTACGACCTCACTCGCCCGACGCTCGTCGAGGACCGCGAGACGGTCGCGGTGCGGGGGGCGCGCAACCTCGCGCTCGCGGCCGGCGGCGCGGACGTCCAGCCGGTCACCTACGCCGTCGGCGACCACGACCTCGAAGCCGGCCGCGACCCGCCGCGGGGCGACCGCGTGGCCGTCCTGACGGGGGCCAACTCCGGCGGGAAGACGACGCTGCTGGAGACGCTGTGCCAGGTCCAGCTGCTGGCCCAGATGGGTCTGCCCGTCCCGGCCGAGGCGGCCGAGGTGGGGCTGGTCGACGCCGTCGTGTTCCACCGCCGGCACGCCTCGTTCAACGCCGGCGTCCTCGAGTCGACGCTACGGTCGGTCGTCCCGCCGCTGACCGACGCCGGCCGGACGCTGATGCTGGTCGACGAGTTCGAGGCCATCACGGAGCCGGGCAGTGCCGCGGAGCTGCTGCACGGCCTGGTGACGCTGACGGTCGACCGCGCGGCGCTGGGCGTGTTCGTCACCCACCTCGCCGACGACCTGGAGCCGCTGCCCGACGCGGCGCGCACCGACGGCATCTTCGCCGAGGGGCTGACGCCGGACCTCGAGCTGTCTGTGGACTACCAGCCCCGCTTCGGCACCGTCGGAAAGTCCACGCCGGAGTTCATCGTCTCGCGGCTGGTGGCCAACGCCGACGACCCCGTCGAGCGGTCGGGCTTCGAGACGCTCGCCGAGGCCGTCGGCGAGGAGGCCGTCCAGCGGACGCTCTCGGACGCGCGCTGGTCGGCGTAGTCGCCCCTCCGAGCGGCGTCGTAGGTACCACTTTGACGTAGGCTGGTTCCGAAGCGCCGCTCGATGATCCGCAAACTGCTGTCGATCACGTACGGCTGGCTCGTCGCCGAGGGCGCCTTCGCGGCCATCGCACCGCGGTGGGCCCTCGCCGCGAACGCGCGACTGACGCTGTCCGGCTTCGAGAACGTCGGGGAACTGGAACCGAAGGAGTGGTACGTCGACGCGGCCCGGGCGGCGGGCGTCGGCATGCTGGCCGCCGGGCTGGTCGGGCTCGCGACGGAGCGGGCGCGGGGCGCGTCCGGCGACGCGGACTCGCCGGCCGAGTCGCCGGTCGCAATCGAGACGAGATCCGAGGACGAGAACTGAGAACGCCGGGAGGACGATTCGAACGTCCGTGGCACGAGGCCACCGCCACGAGGGCGGTCCCTTGACCAGGCTGGGGTCATCCCGGCTCCTGCGGGGGTGGGATCGGGCACCCCCGCGAGTGGGCTCTGGGTGAGAGACTGGCGGACGGAGTGTGACGTCCGTCAGTGGGTGGCCGGCGGCGGTACCGTCGTCGGCACGCGACTGACGACGGGTCCGGGCGCGCCGCCGGCGCGGCGGGCTGGCGTCCCGCGCTGGCGCGCGGGCAGTCGGATCGGAGCGGTTCGGGGCACGGTCCGATCGCGTCGATCGACCAGTGTTCAGCCGAGCAGAGCGAGGCTGGGCTCGGGAGACGAGCGCAGCGAGTCTGCCGGTGGGCACCGGTCGAGGAGCGGGACGGGGCGGCGCGTCGGTACGACCGCGCGCCGGCACGTCGCCGCTCACTTCTTTCGAGGGGCGGATGGTGGTTTGTTATTCGCCGTTTACGGGCGGAGTAGGCGGCGTTAAACCGCCGTTCGCTCCGACCGGGCGGCGTCCGATTCCGCGATCAGTCGTCGACGTCGACGGTGGCCACCTCGGTGACGCCGAAGCCGTCCGCGAGGCGGTCGGCGACGGCGTCGCCGCGGTCCTCGGCGTCGGCGGGGACCGCCGCGGTCACGCTGACGTCGGCGTCGACGCGGATGTCCGTCCACGTCGGCGTGACGCCGGTGACGCGTTCGACGGTCGCTGCCTCGACGGCGTCGACGCTCGCCAGCACGTCGGCGACGCCGGCTTCGAGGTCGCCGGCCTCGCCGCGCGGGACGCGGAGCGAGACGTCGGCCGTCACGTCGACCGGGACGGTCGCATGGAGCGACATAGGGCCGGAGCCCGGAGTCGAACCGGGCCCGCGCGGGGCCGACCTCCGGCCGGGACCGCGCGACAGCGCCGCCGCTGGCGAGTCGCGCGGCTGTTCGTCCCTGCACCGAGCGGGACGCGACGGAACGAGCCCGAGCGTCGCGCCCGCAGCCGTCGTCGGCTCTCAGACCGCGGGACGGACGGGCGAGTGACTACGGGCGCGTGCGGCGGGAACGCGGACCAGCGGCGTACTCCCTGGTCAGTGATCGACAGGTGAGAACCGTGGCCCGCGTCCGCGCCGCGTCACGCGGCGATCGGTGCGGGCCGATAGAGTGCGGTACCCACCTGACCGTTCCAGAGTGCACTCGAAAGAGAGTGCATCCCCGGGGCTGCGTGCTTGGCGTCTACGCCAGCACGCGCGGACCGTCCGGTGTGACGGACGGTCGCTCCGGGAGTGGTGGAAACGGTCATTTCGGTGAGCACCTCGCCGTGCCAGCACGTTCAGCAGGTGATATATTAAATTTTGTTCACGGATGGGAACACACCGCATAGACGATCGCTATTCCCGCGCGGCGAGTCCCTCCCGGGTCAGTTATACGTCGATCGGATTTTCGACGGGTGGGAACCGGAGATGCCCTTTAACGGCTAGGGCTCGACGTTTCAGACATGGCGTCTCCAGACGGCTTCGACTCGGACGGTTCGACGGCCGAGCGGGCGGGCCCCGGCACCCGCGCCGGCGTCACTCGCCGGACGGCCATCAGGGCAATGGCGGGCGGTGCCGCCGTGACCGCGGCGACGGCGGCGACGCCCGGGGCGGTCGCGCAGGACGGCGGACCGGACTACGGCGGCTGGTTCGACGACGTCAGTAACTTCGACGGGACCGTCGACCAGACGGGCCAGGACTCGGTCACGGTCGCCGTCGGCGCCGAGGGCAACGACGGCGCCTTCGCCTTCGAGCCGGCGGCCGTGGCGGTCAGTCCCGGTACGACGGTCCAGTGGGAGTGGACCGGTCAGGGCGGCGGCCACAACGTCGTTTCGCCCGAGGACGGCCCGCTCGACTCGGAGACCTACTCCGAGTCCGGCGTCAACTACGAGCAGACCTTCGAGGAGGAAGGCACGTTCCGATACGTCTGCGTGCCCCACGAGAGCCTCGGGATGAAGGGCGCGGTCGTCGTCAGCGAGGAGAGCGTCGGCAGCGCCCCGGCGGAGGGCGGCGGAGAGGCCGGCGGTAGCGGCGGGGGCGGCGGGGGCGGCCAGGCCTCGGAGACCGTCGTCGGACTCCTCGCCGCTGCGGGACTCGCGGCCTTCCTCTCCCCGCTCGCGTTCGCGCTGTTCCTCCGGAACCGTGCTCGGCGGGAGGGTCGGTCAGGTCGCTGACCGGTCCGGTCGACTGATAGGCTTTTGGTCGCGCTGGCCCCACTTCCGCCCACGTGCCATTCGAGCTACGCGACCACACGGCGGACGTGGCCGTCGAGGCCACCGGCGAGACGCTGGGCGAGGCGTTCGCGGCCGTCGCCGACGGGCTGACGGCCGCCATGTGCGACGACGTCCCCCGCGGCGGCGAGCGGTTCGCCCTCGAAGTGACGGCGGAGAGCCGCGAGGCCGCCCTCTTCGACTACCTCGACGAACTGATCTACCGGCGGGACGTCGACGGCGTCCTGCCGGCCGACAGCGAGGCGACCGTCGAACGGGCCGACGGCGAGTGGCGCGTCTCGGCCACCGCCCGCGGCGTCCCGCTGGCCGACGTCGTCGCCCGCGACGTCAAGGCGGTCACCTACTCGGAGATGGACCTCTCCGAGACGGACGGCGGCTGGCGCGCCTACGTCGTCTTCGACGTCTGAGGCGGCCGGTCGACGGCAGTATTAACAATTTAAACCCAGTGGATTAACAAGGATTGGCCTAACTACCGGGTGTTGTAGCAGCTATATTAATAAACGGCGAGGGCGTAGGTCGCCCAATGACCGAGAGCACCGCAGGAACGGAGCCTCCGGACGACGCCGGCGGCGAGCTGCGTTTCTCCGTTCCGGACATGGACTGCGCGTCCTGCGCCGCGAAGGTGGAGTCGGCCGTCGACGGGGTCGACGGGGTCGCGGACGTGGACACGCGGCCGACAACGGGCACGGTCGTCGTGCGAGTCCGCGAGGCCGTCGCCGAGAGCACGGTCGTCGCCGCCATCGAGCGGGCCGGCTACAGCGTGCCCGCGGCGGACGCGGACGGCGAGGGGGACGGACCAGCGAACGTCTGGACGAGTCCGCGCGCGATAGCGACGGGGATCGGCGCGGCGGCGCTGTTCGCCGGCCTGCTGATCGAGTTCGGCGTCGTCGAGATCGAGGCGACCGTGGCGACGGTCCTGGGGGCACCGATCGGCGTCGCGGACGTCCTCTTCCTCGCGGCCGTCGCGCTGGCCGGCCGCGAGATCGTCCGCGGCGGGCTCTACTCCGCGCGGAACGTCTCGCTGGACATCGACTTCCTGATGACGGTCGCCATCGTCGCGGCCATCTCGGCGACGCTGCTCTCGCCGGAGGCGTCGCTGTTCTCCGAGGCGGCCACGCTGGCGGTCCTGTTCAGCACCGCCGAGCTGCTGGAGGAGCACTCGATGGACCAGGCCCGCTCCTCGCTGCGCGAACTGATGGACCTCTCGCCCGACGAGGCGACGGTCCGGCGCGACGGCGAGGAGGTGACGGTCCCGGTCGACGAGCTGTCGATCGGCGACCGCGTCGTGATCCCGCCCGGCGAGAAGATCCCCGCCGACGGCACCGTCGTCGAGGGGGCCAGCGCCGTCGACGAATCACCGATCACCGGCGAGAGCGTCCCCGCGGACAAGGACGTCGGCGACGAGGTCTACGCCGGGACGATCAACGAGGAGGGGTACCTGGAGGTCGAGGTCGAGGCCGAACCCGGCGACGACACGCTCTCGCAGATCGTCCGCCTCGTCGAGGACGCCGAGGCCGACAAGACCGAGCGCGAGCAGTTCGTCGACCGCTTCTCCGGCTACTACACGCCCCTGATGGTCGCCGTCGCCGTGGGCGTCGCGACGATTCCGCCCCTCGCCTTCGGCGCCGACTGGATCACCTGGTTCGTCTACGGCATCACGATGCTCGTGCTGGCCTGCCCCTGCGCGTTCGTCATCTCGACGCCCGTCACCGTGGTCTCGGGGATCACCAGCGCAGCGAAGAACGGCGTCCTGATCAAGGGCGGCGACCGCCTGGAGGCGATGGGGCAGGTCGACGCCGTCGCGCTGGACAAGACGGGCACCATCACGCGGGGCGAGCTGTCGGTGACGGACGTGATCCCCATCGGCGACCGCGACGAGGAGGACGTGCTGCGCTGCGCTCGCGGGCTGGAGGAGCGCTCGGAGCACCCCATCGGCGAGGCCATCGTCGCCCACGCCGACGACCGCGCCGTCGAGGGCACCGAGGTCGGCGAGTTCGAGAGCCTCACCGGCGAGGGCGTCCGGGCGACGCTGGCCGGCGACCCCCACTACGCCGGCAACCCGGACCTGTTCGAGGAGCTCGGGTTCGACCTCGGCCGCGTCCACGTCCTCGACGGCGGCGACGACCTCGCCGCGGAGGTCCACCACGCCTGCGAGCGCCAGGGCTGTCTCGGCCTCGTCGAGGACGCCATCCCGCGGCTCCGTGAGGAGGGCAAGACCGTCGTCCTCGTCGGCAACGAGGACGAGCTGGAGGGCGTCATCGCCGTCGCCGACGAGGTCCGCCCCGGCGCCGCGTGGACGGTCCAGCGGCTCCGCGAACTGGGCGTCGAGACGGTGATGCTCACCGGCGACGAGGAGCGGACCGCCCGCGCCATCGCCGACGAGGTCGGCATCGACCAGGTCCGCGCGGGTCTGCTGCCCGACGAGAAGGTCGACGCCGTCGAGGGGCTGCTCGAGGAGTACCCCGACGGCGTCGCCATGGTGGGCGACGGCGTCAACGACGCCCCCGCGCTCGCCACGGCGACCGTCGGCGTCGCCATGGGCGCGGCCGGCACCGACGCCGCCATCGAGACGGCCGACGTCGCGCTGATGGCCGACGACGTGACGAAACTGCCCTACCTCTCGGAGCTGGCCCGCGACGCGAACGGCATCATCCGACAGAACGTCTGGGCGAGCCTCGGCATGAAGGCCCTGCTGGCCGTTGGCGTCCCGCTGGGGTACGTCTCGGTGGCGGTGGCCGTCCTCCTCGGCGACGCCGGCATGACTGTCGGCGTCACCGGCAACGCGATGCGCCTCTCGCAGGTCCAGCCGGAGGAGGCCGACGACGAGCCCGCCGCGGCCTGATTCCCGTCCCCGGCGCGACGACTACTCGGGCGACATTCCCTTCTCCGCGAGTTCGGCGATAGCGTCGTCGGTCTTCTCCAGGTCGTCCAGCCCCATCCCCGCGAGCACGTGGTCTGCCTTGGTGAACTGGACGTCCTCGTAGGCGACGACCTGAACGCGGTTGCCCCACGGGTCGCGGAAGTCGAGCCCGGGGGTGTCCAGCACCTCCGCGTCGGTCTCCGCGAGGCGGCGCTCGACGGCGTCCGCGTCGTCGACCACGAGCCCGAAGTGCCGGTGCTCGTCCGCCGTTTCTGGGTCGTCCACCTCGGAGATCGCGATGAACTGGTCGCCCATGTCGAGGAACACCGACGACTCGGTCTCGCCCCGTAACTCGAACTCGAACACCGACTCGTAGAAGGCGAGGGCGTCGTCGCGGTCGTCGACTGTGAGCGCCACGTGGTTGATCCCGACGAGGCGCGCTTTGCTATCGGACATCAGCCGACGGTAGGGTCCGGAGCCCCTTGTGGGCTCTCGGTTCGGGCCCGTGACGGGAGTCCGGACCGCGCAGCGGTTCCCCGCGAACGGTACGCCGACAAACCGGTGAGTAAACCGCACTACCCGGCCGGTGCACGGTGAGAACGGTTTTCCAGCCGACTGACGTAAACCGAGTGCGACGAACGCCGAGAGACGTCGGTCCCGACCCCAGGACGGCGGCGACGGCGCTGACTTCTCCCGGCGCCGGTCCCGTCGGATCGCCCGCGGACTCCCGGCGCCGCAGCGGTCGAATCACCCACGACCGATCCCGTACACCCCGATCTGATCTCAATGTCAGAGGACGAATCCGACACCGAAGGTGGAACAGCCGAGGAGCAATCCCAGCAGTCCGAGTCCGAGACCGGAACCAGCCGACAGCACGGCGGCGACGTCGACGAGGACAGCAAGCAGGAGCAACTCGACGAGGTCCGGGAGAACCCCGAGGGCGAGGACCTGACGACCGACCACGGCGTCGACGTCAGCGACACGATCAACTCCCTGAAGGCGGGCGGCCGGGGGCCCACCATCATGGAGGACTTCCACTTCCGGGAGAAGATGACGCAGTTCGACCACGAGTCCATCCCGGAGCGGGTCGTCCACGCCCGCGGCACCGGCGCCCACGGCCACTTCCAGCCGTACGAGGACCCCGACCTCGGGGAGTACGACGACGTCTCCGACCTGACGAAGGCCTCCCTGTTCCAAGATCCCGACCAGAAGACGCCCGTGTTCGTCCGGTTCTCGACCGTCGTCGGGTCCCGCGGGTCGGCCGACACCGTCCGCGACGTCCGCGGGTTCGCGACCAAGTTCTACACAGAGGACGGCAACTGGGACCTCGTGGGCAACAACATCCCCGTCTTCTTCATCCAGGACGCGATGGAGTTCCCCGACCTGGTCCACGCGATCAAGCCCGAACCCGACGACGGCATGCCCCAGGCCTCGGCTGCCCACGACACCTTCTGGGACTTCGCCTCGCTGAAGCCCGAGATCACGCACATGCTCATGTGGGTGCTCTCCGGGCGGGCGCTGCCCCGGGCCTACCGCATGATGCAGGGCTTCGGCGTCCACACGTTCCGCCTGATCAACGACGACGGCGAGTCGCGGTTCGTCAAGTTCCACTGGACGCCCAAGTACGGCACCAACGAACTCGTCTGGGACGAGACCCAGAAGCTCGCCGGCAAGAACCCCGACTTCAACCGGCAGGACCTCTACGACGTCATCGAGGCGGGCTACCAGCCCGAGTGGGAACTGGGCGTCCAGATCTTCACCGAGGAGGAGGCAGAGGAGTTCGACTTCGACGTCCTCGATCCGACGAAGATCGTCCCCGAGACGGAGGTCCCCGTCCGGCCCATCGGGAAGATGACGCTCACCGACACGCCGGACAACTTCTTCGCCGAGGTCGAGCAGGTCGCCTTCCACCCCGGCAACGTCGTCCCGGGGATCGACTTCACCAACGATCCCCTCCTGCAGGGCAGGCTGTTCTCCTACCAGGACACTCAGCTCAACCGCTTCAACAGCGCCAACTGGGACGAGATCCCGATCAACCGTCCGATCGCCGAGCGCCATAACAACCAGCGCGCCGGCTTCATGCGCCAGGAGATCAACCAGGGGAAGGTCTCGTACAAGCCCAACTCCATCGGCGACGACTACCCGCGGGAATCGCCGGAGGAGGAAGGGGGCTACGAGCACTTCGCCGAGAAGGTCAGCGGCAAGAAGATCCGCGAACGCAGCGAGAGCTTCGGCGACCACTTCTCGCAGGCCAGGCTGTTCTGGAACTCCATGACCGAGCACGAGCAGGACGCCATCGTCGACGCCGCCCACTTCGAGCTCGGGAAGGTCGACCGCATGGAGATCCGCGAGCGGCTCGTCTACGACCTCTTCAACAACGTCGACCACGAGTTCGCCCGCCGCGTCGCCGAGGGCGTCGGCGTCGACCCGCCGGAGGAACCCGGCGACCAGTTGCCCGACCACGACGCCGAGGACCCCTCGCTGAGCATGGCCGATCGGACGCCCGACACCATCGAGACGCGGAAGGTCGCCGTGCTCGTCGACGACGGCTTCGACGAGGAGCACCTCTCGACGGTCGCCGACGCCCTCGAGGAGCGCGGCGTCCGCGTGAAGGTCGTCTCGAAGGTACTCGGCGACAAGACCGGCGCCGACGGGGAGACGGTCGAGGCCGACGAGAGCCACGTGACCACCGAGTCCGTCCTGTACGACGCGGTCTTCGTCCCCGGCGGCGAGGACAGCGTCGACGCGCTTCAGGAGCAGGGCGACGCCAAGCACTTCGTCGCCGAGGCGTTCAAGCACAAGAAGCCCGTCGCCGCCCTCGGGGCGGGCGTCGACCTCGTCGACCACGTCGACCTGCCCGGGGTCGAACCGGTCGACGACGGCCTCGTCTCCGAGCAGGGCGTCGTCCTCGGCCGCGACGGCGACCTGGACGGCTTCGTCGACCGCTTCGTAGACGCCATCGCTGCCCACCGCCACTGGGACCGCGAGGACATGGAAGTGCCGGCCTGATCGGCGGTTCCCGGGTCAGCCGTCGCCCTCGCTTCGCTCCGGGGCTGCGGCTTCTCTCGTTTAAATACCTGGACAGCACAGCAGTCGCTCGCGAGTTTGCTCGCGGCAGAAATGCTCCGTCAGGGATTCGAACCCGATGCCGGACCTCGCTACGCTCGGTCCGCCGTGATTCGAATCCCTTCTGTGCGCTTCCTTCTTCGTCACTTCGTTCCTCAGAAGAGTGCTCCGTCAGGGATTCGAACCCTGGTCATTGCCTCGAGAGGGCAATATGATTGGCCGGACTACACTAACGGAGCGTGTAGTGCTTGCAGTCGGATCGAGCGAACGGTCGCTCGAATGCTCCGTCAGGGATTCGAACCCGATGCCGGACCTCGCTGCGCTCGGTCCGCCGTGATTCAAATCCCCTCCGTGCTCGTTTCGCTTACTCGCAGCGGCTCGTGCGCTGCAATGCTCCGTCAGGGATTCGAACCCTGGTCATTGCCTCGAGAGGGCAATATGATTGGCCGGACTACACTAACGGAGCGTGCAACCGTTCGTAACGCGGGTTTCCGTTTAACGGTTGCGTTTCAGCGCCGCCCT of the Halomicrobium salinisoli genome contains:
- a CDS encoding DEAD/DEAH box helicase, producing the protein MTDAVTGDAAFTALGEQVRGALSERGFTTPTEPQRRAIPPLARGEDALVVAPTGTGKTETAMLPVFDALAQTDESEARSASEDRAGSGATREERFGIGALYITPLRALNRDMRERLEWWGQTLDLEVDVRHGDTTDYQRQKQANDPPDVLVTTPETVQAMLTGSKLRTALEDLEHVVIDEVHELAASKRGAQLTIAMERLREISGPFQRIGLSATVGDPEEVGRFLTGGRGCEIVEVDVGSRLEVGVTRPQVIERDESLAGKLATDPEVASHVRAIDELIDEHESVLLFVNTRQTAEALGSRFKELGTNIDVHHGSLSKEARIRVEDEFKAGELDALLCTSSMELGIDVGHVDHVIQYGSPRQVSRLLQRVGRAGHRRDLVSSGTVVTTHPDDTFEALAIARQAQAGEVEPAGIHDGSLDVVANQIAGVVMDFGDVRAMEAYEIITRAYPFRDLAVDQFRDVVRELGENRVIWIDEDKDTLEKRRGTWQYFYQNLSMIPDEATYDVEDVASGDQVGTLDEQFVVNFAQPGEVFIQRGEMWRITDVDEEEEVVTVSPIEDPAGEVPSWVGQEIPVPRAVAEEVGEIRRVAGQQLQGGAPAEAVARDLARRYDADAATIESAIEQLAGHDAPFPDADTVLVEYYGREVVVNATFGHKVNETLGRILSAMLGQRAGSTVAMEVDPYRIELELPSGISGADAVDVLESTDPDHVEAIIELSLKNADALKFKLAQVATKFGTLKRWRGRGSTDFGRDRLLAALEGTPIYDEAVREVFHEDLAVDETRQVLAAIDEGGIEVETTGERTPIGNGGRSSGRELLSPEHADASVIETVKERIQNDRILLFCLHCQEWQTRRKVSRVRDQPECPECGSTRIAALNPWADEVIAAVKSGDKDDEQEKMTERAYRSASLVQSHGRRAVIALAARGVGPHNAARIINRLREDEDEFYRDILKQEREYARTKSFWG
- a CDS encoding MutS-related protein, with the protein product MRLEEYWGIGPKTSELLAEELGVERAVEAIEAADTRALTAAGLSRGRATRILRRATGKEAMDLLATRDARDVYKELLDLAEQHAVTDAAADRVRVLTPLPSREAMEERLDDVLAARDAWASLDEPTRSDVLSAFERRTNPEGDELGAVRAALALQDAGVDAGVFAPVADLDGDALADAERALAGLQGGDRVGAGADEELDRLRDRLGRVEDLAAAPAEVVEELESAARRPSEFQDALSRYLTDEAGVDAARVREAMPGEAADAHEFVDASLRALSGDLREAVDERERDVAATLEDDLAAARDTVDRAVEAVDDAALYVSLARFAMAYDLTRPTLVEDRETVAVRGARNLALAAGGADVQPVTYAVGDHDLEAGRDPPRGDRVAVLTGANSGGKTTLLETLCQVQLLAQMGLPVPAEAAEVGLVDAVVFHRRHASFNAGVLESTLRSVVPPLTDAGRTLMLVDEFEAITEPGSAAELLHGLVTLTVDRAALGVFVTHLADDLEPLPDAARTDGIFAEGLTPDLELSVDYQPRFGTVGKSTPEFIVSRLVANADDPVERSGFETLAEAVGEEAVQRTLSDARWSA
- a CDS encoding halocyanin domain-containing protein, translating into MASPDGFDSDGSTAERAGPGTRAGVTRRTAIRAMAGGAAVTAATAATPGAVAQDGGPDYGGWFDDVSNFDGTVDQTGQDSVTVAVGAEGNDGAFAFEPAAVAVSPGTTVQWEWTGQGGGHNVVSPEDGPLDSETYSESGVNYEQTFEEEGTFRYVCVPHESLGMKGAVVVSEESVGSAPAEGGGEAGGSGGGGGGGQASETVVGLLAAAGLAAFLSPLAFALFLRNRARREGRSGR
- a CDS encoding archease; this translates as MPFELRDHTADVAVEATGETLGEAFAAVADGLTAAMCDDVPRGGERFALEVTAESREAALFDYLDELIYRRDVDGVLPADSEATVERADGEWRVSATARGVPLADVVARDVKAVTYSEMDLSETDGGWRAYVVFDV
- a CDS encoding heavy metal translocating P-type ATPase; this encodes MTESTAGTEPPDDAGGELRFSVPDMDCASCAAKVESAVDGVDGVADVDTRPTTGTVVVRVREAVAESTVVAAIERAGYSVPAADADGEGDGPANVWTSPRAIATGIGAAALFAGLLIEFGVVEIEATVATVLGAPIGVADVLFLAAVALAGREIVRGGLYSARNVSLDIDFLMTVAIVAAISATLLSPEASLFSEAATLAVLFSTAELLEEHSMDQARSSLRELMDLSPDEATVRRDGEEVTVPVDELSIGDRVVIPPGEKIPADGTVVEGASAVDESPITGESVPADKDVGDEVYAGTINEEGYLEVEVEAEPGDDTLSQIVRLVEDAEADKTEREQFVDRFSGYYTPLMVAVAVGVATIPPLAFGADWITWFVYGITMLVLACPCAFVISTPVTVVSGITSAAKNGVLIKGGDRLEAMGQVDAVALDKTGTITRGELSVTDVIPIGDRDEEDVLRCARGLEERSEHPIGEAIVAHADDRAVEGTEVGEFESLTGEGVRATLAGDPHYAGNPDLFEELGFDLGRVHVLDGGDDLAAEVHHACERQGCLGLVEDAIPRLREEGKTVVLVGNEDELEGVIAVADEVRPGAAWTVQRLRELGVETVMLTGDEERTARAIADEVGIDQVRAGLLPDEKVDAVEGLLEEYPDGVAMVGDGVNDAPALATATVGVAMGAAGTDAAIETADVALMADDVTKLPYLSELARDANGIIRQNVWASLGMKALLAVGVPLGYVSVAVAVLLGDAGMTVGVTGNAMRLSQVQPEEADDEPAAA
- a CDS encoding VOC family protein; the encoded protein is MSDSKARLVGINHVALTVDDRDDALAFYESVFEFELRGETESSVFLDMGDQFIAISEVDDPETADEHRHFGLVVDDADAVERRLAETDAEVLDTPGLDFRDPWGNRVQVVAYEDVQFTKADHVLAGMGLDDLEKTDDAIAELAEKGMSPE